A single region of the Populus nigra chromosome 2, ddPopNigr1.1, whole genome shotgun sequence genome encodes:
- the LOC133682734 gene encoding protein PALE CRESS, chloroplastic, which yields MEAKVLPLTCTPPLLPSIPFQANMRTVYFKPRSLSCCAAMRKSTAKTKKGEEQLLDGMPKEYYDEEWQAQQREKTKELERLRKQEDDEEERMVENYREIGIRLKGYPEEDVKKAKKLVSSFIRAEEEVEEKIEEAAEKGELTELVLMVIWNRLDLARRDDEKDAIRSLDLLYRRIETEILKREATPAMRLLNDLLNMHDGFNDDEWMKECRKRMIDTFPREDPFSILAPPGFDIDQHAGPVRPPLEADDILLRVDFVREVDALLQEVRQEQSEEQNVEGFDPESVASKLKQQEKQRTIHKVEALLDLAISLKW from the exons ATGGAGGCCAAGGTGTTACCGCTAACATGCACGCCGCCTCTCTTGCCATCTATTCCGTTTCAAGCTAATATGCGCACTGTCTACTTCAAGCCCAGAAGCCTAAGCTGCTGCGCAG CTATGAGAAAGAGCACAGCCAAGACCAAAAAAGGAGAAGAGCAGCTTCTTGACGGAATGCCGAAGGAGTATTATGATGAG GAATGGCAAGCCCAACAACGAGAAAAGACCAAGGAGTTAGAAAGACTACGTAaacaagaagatgatgaagaagaaaggaTGGTTGAAAACTATCGTGAAATTGGTATACGGTTGAAGGGGTATCCTGAAGAAGATGTTAAGAAAGCAAAGAAACTGGTTTCAAGCTTTATCAGAGctgaagaagaagtagaagag AAAATTGAGGAAGCTGCTGAGAAAGGAGAACTCACTGAACTTGTTCTAATGGTCATATGGAATCGCCTTGATCTTGCTCGGCGCGAT GATGAAAAGGATGCTATTCGAAGTCTTGATCTTTTGTACAGAAGAATTGAG ACAGAGATTCTGAAACGAGAGGCTACTCCTGCCATGAGACTGCTGAATGATCTTTTGAATATGCACGATGGATTTAATGATGATGAATGGATGAAAGAATGCAGAAAACGCATGATTGACACCTTTCCACGGGAGGACCCATTTAGCATTCTTGCTCCACCTGGGTTTGACATTGATCAG CATGCAGGGCCAGTAAGACCACCACTAGAAGCTGATGATATTCTCTTGAGGGTAGATTTTGTAAGAGAGGTTGATGCTTTGCTTCAAGAGGTTCGGCAAGAACAAAGTGAAGAGCAGAATGTAGAAGGGTTTGATCCTGAATCTGTTGCAAGCAAACTGAAGCAACAGGAGAAGCAAAGAACAATACACAAAGTAGAAGCTCTGCTAGACCTGGCCATTAGTTTAAAATGGTAG
- the LOC133682733 gene encoding mediator of RNA polymerase II transcription subunit 33B isoform X2: protein MEIDGNENFSEKRNEHHEGLHKVNTTMAIELIEEFLKNRVTSSILYLARQNMPSHWGGFIERLQLLVVHSTALRNSKHTTPDAFLQLTSDTHRVLSREGKTISHHEFHAIMFSGSLKSSVGQCHGASHSAVWLPIDLFLEDTMDGSLVTTTSAVENLISLVKALQAVNRTTWHDTFLGLWIAALRLVQRERNTSEGLMPRVDTSLSMLLSITTLVVTNLIEEEESELIDETQQNPANQSKEKQGKLQKGLITSLQLLGDYEGLLTPPQSVSSIANQAAAKATMFISGLTVRNGYSMSINDMPANCSGNLRHLIVEAFIARNMLDTTAYLWPGYVNARANQVPRGVPSQTTGWSSLMNGSPLTPSMINILVSTPASSLPEVEKIYEIAVNGSGDEKISAAAILCGASFVRGWNIQEHTILFIINLLSPPVPADHSGTESHLINYAPLLNVLLVGISSVDCVQILSLHGLVPLLAGALMPICEAFGSAVPEVSWTLPPTGEELSCHAVFSNAFTLLLRLWRFDHSPIDHVLGDIPPVGSHLSPEYLLLVRNSLLASFGPSTRSQPQLRKYSNILSLSVEPVFMDSFPNLKLWYRKHLECIASTFSGLVHGTPVHQIVDALLNLMFRRINRGVQPSTSGSSLSSGPGVEDAQARLKIPAWDILEATPFALDAALTACAHGRLSPRELATGLKDLADFLPASLATIVSYFSAEVTRGIWKPASMNGTDWPSPAANLSSVEQQIKKILAATGVDVPSLSVGGTLATLPLPLAALVSLTITYKLDKMSERFLTLIGPAVNALAAGCWPCMPIIAALWAQKVKRWSDHLVFSASRTVFHHNSDAVVQLLKSCFSSTLGLSPSHISSNGGVGALLGHGFGPHFSGGISPVAPGILYLRVHRSVRDVMFMAEEILSLLMHSVRDIASSALPKGAMEKLKKSKHGMRYGEVSLAAAMTRVKLAASLGASLVWVSGGLSLVQSLINETLPSWFISVHGSEQEGGESGGMVAMLRGFALAYFAMFCGTFAWGVDSESAASKKRPKVLRTHLEYLASALEGKISLGCDWATAWAYASGFVCLMVACTPKWVLEVDVDVLKRLSKGLRQWNEEELAVALLGLGGVGTMGAAAELIIETGL, encoded by the exons ATGGAAATAGATGGCAATGAGAACTTCAGTGAGAAGAGAAATGAGCACCATGAGGGGTTGCACAAAGTGAATACTACAATGGCTATCGAGCTAATTGaagagtttttaaaaaacagagtAACCTCAAGTATACTTTACTTGGCACGTCAAAACAT GCCCTCACATTGGGGAGGCTTCATTGAGCGATTGCAACTGCTTGTAGTGCATTCCACAGCTTTGAGAAACTCAAAACACACAACTCCAGATGCCTTTCTGCAGTTGACATCTGACACCCACAGGGTTTTGTCTCGAGAGGGCAAAACAATATCACACCATGAGTTTCACGCAATCATGTTTTCTGGGTCACTCAAATCTTCTGTTGGTCAATGCCATGGGGCAAGTCACTCTGCGGTTTGGCTACCTATTGACCTATTTTTAGAAGACACTATGGATGGGTCACTAGTGACAACAACTAGTGCAGTAGAAAATCTTATCA GTTTGGTCAAAGCTCTGCAAGCAGTCAATCGTACCACTTGGCATGATACTTTTCTAGGCCTGTGGATTGCAGCGTTACGGCTTGTTCAAAGG GAAAGGAATACTAGTGAGGGTCTAATGCCCCGCGTTGATACAAGCTTGTCCATGTTATTGTCTATTACAACCCTTGTAGTGACTAATCTTATCGAGGAAGAGGAAAGTGAATTGATTGATGAAACGCAGCAGAACCCTGCCAAtcaaagtaaagaaaaacaGGGGAAGCTTCAGAAGGGTCTAATTACTTCCCTACAGCTATTGGGTGATTATGAGGGTTTGTTGACTCCGCCTCAGTCAGTTAGCTCAATAGCTAATCAAGCTGCCGCAAAAGCTACAATGTTTATCTCGGGCCTCACTGTCAGAAATGGTTATAGCATGAGTATCAATGACATGCCAGCCAACTGTT CTGGAAACTTGAGGCATCTGATTGTTGAGGCTTTTATTGCAAGAAATATGTTGGACACGACAGCATATTTATGGCCAGGCTATGTGAATGCTCGTGCCAACCAAGTACCTAGGGGTGTTCCCAGTCAAACAACTGGCTGGTCATCATTGATGAACGGGTCACCTTTAACCCCTTCAATGATAAACATTTTGGTTTCAACTCCTGCTTCCAG CTTACCAGAGGTTGAGAAAATATATGAGATTGCAGTCAATGGTTCTGGTGATGAGAAGATATCTGCTGCTGCTATTCTTTGTGGAGCCTCTTTTGTTCGTGGTTGGAATATACAG GAACATACAATtcttttcattataaatttgCTGTCGCCTCCAGTTCCTGCTGATCACTCTGGGACTGAGAGTCACTTGATAAATTACGCTCCACTTTTAAATGTTCTTCTCGTTGGAATATCATCTGTGGATTGCGTGCAGATTTTGTCCTTACATGGTTTG GTTCCGCTACTTGCTGGTGCATTGATGCCCATCTGTGAGGCCTTTGGCTCTGCTGTTCCCGAGGTCTCATGGACTCTTCCACCAACAGGGGAAGAACTTTCTTGTCACGCAGTGTTTTCTAATGCATTTACACTTCTGCTGAGATTGTGGAGATTTGATCATTCACCTATCGATCATGTGTTGGGAGACATACCACCAGTGGGATCCCATCTAAGCCCTGAATACCTCTTACTTGTACGGAATTCCCTATTAGCGTCCTTTGGACCTTCAACTAGGAGTCAACCCCAACTTAGGAAATACTCAAATATCTTGAGTCTGTCTGTAGAACCAGTATTCATGGATTCTTTCCCGAATTTGAAACTCTGGTACAGAAAACATCTGGAATGTATTGCTTCTACATTTTCTGGCCTTGTACATGGGACTCCTGTTCACCAGATTGTTGATGCACTCCTCAATTTGATGTTCAGAAGGATAAATAGAGGCGTTCAGCCTTCGACTTCTGGAAGCAGTCTTTCTTCTGGCCCTGGTGTTGAAGATGCTCAAGCTAGACTTAAAATACCCGCATGGGATATCTTAGAAGCAACTCCATTTGCACTTGATGCTGCTCTGACAGCCTGTGCCCATGGAAGACTCTCTCCCCGTGAACTGGCTACAG GGCTTAAAGATCTTGCTGATTTTCTGCCAGCGTCTTTGGCCACTATTGTAAGCTATTTTTCAGCTGAAGTTACACGGGGCATATGGAAGCCAGCTTCTATGAATGGAACTGATTGGCCAAGCCCAGCTGCAAATTTATCCTCTGTTGAGCAACAGATAAAGAAAATACTGGCTGCAACTGGTGTTGATGTCCCAAGCCTTTCTGTAG GGGGTACTCTGGCTACACTTCCTTTGCCATTAGCTGCCCTAGTAAGCCTCACAATTACTTACAAATTGGACAAAATGTCTGAAAGGTTCCTCACCCTGATTGGCCCAGCCGTGAATGCCCTTGCTGCTGGTTGCTGGCCATGCATGCCCATTATAGCTGCTTTATGGGCACAGAAGGTTAAGCGTTGGAGTGACCACCTTGTGTTCTCTGCTTCTCGTACTGTATTCCACCATAATAGTGATGCTGTAGTTCAGCTTCTGAAGAGTTGCTTCTCATCCACTCTTGGTTTAAGCCCCTCACACATTTCCAGCAATGGTGGTGTGGGTGCCCTTTTAGGTCACGGGTTTGGCCCCCACTTTTCTGGTGGGATCTCTCCTGTTGCCCCTGGAATTCTCTACTTACGAGTGCACCGATCTGTCAGAGATGTCATGTTTATGGCAGAAGAAATTCTCTCGCTTCTAATGCATTCTGTTAGAGATATTGCAAGCAGTGCGTTGCCTAAAGGGGCAAtggagaaattgaagaaaagcaAACATGGGATGCGATATGGGGAAGTTTCTCTTGCTGCAGCAATGACGCGTGTCAAGCTTGCAGCTTCACTTGGAGCTTCTTTAGTTTGGGTTTCTGGTGGATTAAGTTTGGTTCAATCTTTGATTAATGAAACCTTACCCTCTTGGTTTATATCAGTCCACGGGTCGGAGCAGGAAGGTGGAGAATCTGGAGGTATGGTTGCAATGCTAAGGGGTTTTGCACTTGCGTACTTTGCAATGTTTTGTGGGACATTTGCATGGGGTGTGGACTCAGAATCAGCAGCATCAAAAAAACGGCCAAAGGTGCTCAGGACCCACTTAGAATATCTGGCAAGTGCTCTAGAGGGGAAAATATCGCTTGGTTGTGATTGGGCTACTGCATGGGCGTATGCATCCGGGTTTGTGTGCTTGATGGTGGCTTGCACACCAAAATGGGTGCTTGAGGTTGACGTGGATGTATTGAAGAGGTTGAGCAAGGGGCTGAGGCAATGGAATGAGGAAGAACTGGCTGTGGCCTTGCTGGGACTAGGTGGAGTTGGTACAATGGGCGCAGCAGCTGAACTGATTATTGAAACTGGATTGTAA
- the LOC133682733 gene encoding mediator of RNA polymerase II transcription subunit 33B isoform X1 produces the protein MAVSSSVWDLVLEHTMSAQVKNSEPHLWAIQLSSSLNSAGVDLPSLELARLLVSHICFDNHVPITWKLLEKALSLNLAPPLLVLALLSTRVVPNRKLHPAAYRLYMELVKRHAFSFSALINAQNYQMTMKSIDDVVHLSQIFGVQLCEPGILLVEFVFSIVWQLLDASLDDEGLLEQSLEKNSRWLSRLQDMEIDGNENFSEKRNEHHEGLHKVNTTMAIELIEEFLKNRVTSSILYLARQNMPSHWGGFIERLQLLVVHSTALRNSKHTTPDAFLQLTSDTHRVLSREGKTISHHEFHAIMFSGSLKSSVGQCHGASHSAVWLPIDLFLEDTMDGSLVTTTSAVENLISLVKALQAVNRTTWHDTFLGLWIAALRLVQRERNTSEGLMPRVDTSLSMLLSITTLVVTNLIEEEESELIDETQQNPANQSKEKQGKLQKGLITSLQLLGDYEGLLTPPQSVSSIANQAAAKATMFISGLTVRNGYSMSINDMPANCSGNLRHLIVEAFIARNMLDTTAYLWPGYVNARANQVPRGVPSQTTGWSSLMNGSPLTPSMINILVSTPASSLPEVEKIYEIAVNGSGDEKISAAAILCGASFVRGWNIQEHTILFIINLLSPPVPADHSGTESHLINYAPLLNVLLVGISSVDCVQILSLHGLVPLLAGALMPICEAFGSAVPEVSWTLPPTGEELSCHAVFSNAFTLLLRLWRFDHSPIDHVLGDIPPVGSHLSPEYLLLVRNSLLASFGPSTRSQPQLRKYSNILSLSVEPVFMDSFPNLKLWYRKHLECIASTFSGLVHGTPVHQIVDALLNLMFRRINRGVQPSTSGSSLSSGPGVEDAQARLKIPAWDILEATPFALDAALTACAHGRLSPRELATGLKDLADFLPASLATIVSYFSAEVTRGIWKPASMNGTDWPSPAANLSSVEQQIKKILAATGVDVPSLSVGGTLATLPLPLAALVSLTITYKLDKMSERFLTLIGPAVNALAAGCWPCMPIIAALWAQKVKRWSDHLVFSASRTVFHHNSDAVVQLLKSCFSSTLGLSPSHISSNGGVGALLGHGFGPHFSGGISPVAPGILYLRVHRSVRDVMFMAEEILSLLMHSVRDIASSALPKGAMEKLKKSKHGMRYGEVSLAAAMTRVKLAASLGASLVWVSGGLSLVQSLINETLPSWFISVHGSEQEGGESGGMVAMLRGFALAYFAMFCGTFAWGVDSESAASKKRPKVLRTHLEYLASALEGKISLGCDWATAWAYASGFVCLMVACTPKWVLEVDVDVLKRLSKGLRQWNEEELAVALLGLGGVGTMGAAAELIIETGL, from the exons ATGGCGGTGAGTAGTAGTGTATGGGACTTGGTTCTTGAACACACCATGTCAGCTCAGGTCAAGAACAGTGAGCCGCACCTATGGGCGATTCAACTCAGCTCCAGTCTCAACTCTGCAGGCGTTGATTTGCCCTCATTGGAGCTGGCTCGCCTGCTAGTCTCTCACATCTGCTTCGATAATCACGTGCCTATCACGTGGAAGCTCCTCGAGAAGGCCCTCTCCCTCAACCTCGCCCCTCCCTTGCTCGTCCTCGCACTTCTTTCTACCAG GGTTGTTCCGAATCGAAAGCTCCACCCAGCAGCTTATAGGCTGTATATGGAACTTGTTAAGAGacatgccttttctttttcagcaCTAATCAATGCCCAAAACTACCaaat GACCATGAAATCAATAGATGATGTTGTTCATCTTTCCCAAATATTTGGCGTGCAATTGTGTGAACCTGGGATTCTTCTGGTTGAATTTGTCTTTTCAATTGTGTGGCAGCTACTTGATGCTTCCTTGGATGATGAAGGGTTGCTGGAACAAAGCTTGGAAAAGAATTCTAGATGGCTGTCGAGACTGCAGGATATGGAAATAGATGGCAATGAGAACTTCAGTGAGAAGAGAAATGAGCACCATGAGGGGTTGCACAAAGTGAATACTACAATGGCTATCGAGCTAATTGaagagtttttaaaaaacagagtAACCTCAAGTATACTTTACTTGGCACGTCAAAACAT GCCCTCACATTGGGGAGGCTTCATTGAGCGATTGCAACTGCTTGTAGTGCATTCCACAGCTTTGAGAAACTCAAAACACACAACTCCAGATGCCTTTCTGCAGTTGACATCTGACACCCACAGGGTTTTGTCTCGAGAGGGCAAAACAATATCACACCATGAGTTTCACGCAATCATGTTTTCTGGGTCACTCAAATCTTCTGTTGGTCAATGCCATGGGGCAAGTCACTCTGCGGTTTGGCTACCTATTGACCTATTTTTAGAAGACACTATGGATGGGTCACTAGTGACAACAACTAGTGCAGTAGAAAATCTTATCA GTTTGGTCAAAGCTCTGCAAGCAGTCAATCGTACCACTTGGCATGATACTTTTCTAGGCCTGTGGATTGCAGCGTTACGGCTTGTTCAAAGG GAAAGGAATACTAGTGAGGGTCTAATGCCCCGCGTTGATACAAGCTTGTCCATGTTATTGTCTATTACAACCCTTGTAGTGACTAATCTTATCGAGGAAGAGGAAAGTGAATTGATTGATGAAACGCAGCAGAACCCTGCCAAtcaaagtaaagaaaaacaGGGGAAGCTTCAGAAGGGTCTAATTACTTCCCTACAGCTATTGGGTGATTATGAGGGTTTGTTGACTCCGCCTCAGTCAGTTAGCTCAATAGCTAATCAAGCTGCCGCAAAAGCTACAATGTTTATCTCGGGCCTCACTGTCAGAAATGGTTATAGCATGAGTATCAATGACATGCCAGCCAACTGTT CTGGAAACTTGAGGCATCTGATTGTTGAGGCTTTTATTGCAAGAAATATGTTGGACACGACAGCATATTTATGGCCAGGCTATGTGAATGCTCGTGCCAACCAAGTACCTAGGGGTGTTCCCAGTCAAACAACTGGCTGGTCATCATTGATGAACGGGTCACCTTTAACCCCTTCAATGATAAACATTTTGGTTTCAACTCCTGCTTCCAG CTTACCAGAGGTTGAGAAAATATATGAGATTGCAGTCAATGGTTCTGGTGATGAGAAGATATCTGCTGCTGCTATTCTTTGTGGAGCCTCTTTTGTTCGTGGTTGGAATATACAG GAACATACAATtcttttcattataaatttgCTGTCGCCTCCAGTTCCTGCTGATCACTCTGGGACTGAGAGTCACTTGATAAATTACGCTCCACTTTTAAATGTTCTTCTCGTTGGAATATCATCTGTGGATTGCGTGCAGATTTTGTCCTTACATGGTTTG GTTCCGCTACTTGCTGGTGCATTGATGCCCATCTGTGAGGCCTTTGGCTCTGCTGTTCCCGAGGTCTCATGGACTCTTCCACCAACAGGGGAAGAACTTTCTTGTCACGCAGTGTTTTCTAATGCATTTACACTTCTGCTGAGATTGTGGAGATTTGATCATTCACCTATCGATCATGTGTTGGGAGACATACCACCAGTGGGATCCCATCTAAGCCCTGAATACCTCTTACTTGTACGGAATTCCCTATTAGCGTCCTTTGGACCTTCAACTAGGAGTCAACCCCAACTTAGGAAATACTCAAATATCTTGAGTCTGTCTGTAGAACCAGTATTCATGGATTCTTTCCCGAATTTGAAACTCTGGTACAGAAAACATCTGGAATGTATTGCTTCTACATTTTCTGGCCTTGTACATGGGACTCCTGTTCACCAGATTGTTGATGCACTCCTCAATTTGATGTTCAGAAGGATAAATAGAGGCGTTCAGCCTTCGACTTCTGGAAGCAGTCTTTCTTCTGGCCCTGGTGTTGAAGATGCTCAAGCTAGACTTAAAATACCCGCATGGGATATCTTAGAAGCAACTCCATTTGCACTTGATGCTGCTCTGACAGCCTGTGCCCATGGAAGACTCTCTCCCCGTGAACTGGCTACAG GGCTTAAAGATCTTGCTGATTTTCTGCCAGCGTCTTTGGCCACTATTGTAAGCTATTTTTCAGCTGAAGTTACACGGGGCATATGGAAGCCAGCTTCTATGAATGGAACTGATTGGCCAAGCCCAGCTGCAAATTTATCCTCTGTTGAGCAACAGATAAAGAAAATACTGGCTGCAACTGGTGTTGATGTCCCAAGCCTTTCTGTAG GGGGTACTCTGGCTACACTTCCTTTGCCATTAGCTGCCCTAGTAAGCCTCACAATTACTTACAAATTGGACAAAATGTCTGAAAGGTTCCTCACCCTGATTGGCCCAGCCGTGAATGCCCTTGCTGCTGGTTGCTGGCCATGCATGCCCATTATAGCTGCTTTATGGGCACAGAAGGTTAAGCGTTGGAGTGACCACCTTGTGTTCTCTGCTTCTCGTACTGTATTCCACCATAATAGTGATGCTGTAGTTCAGCTTCTGAAGAGTTGCTTCTCATCCACTCTTGGTTTAAGCCCCTCACACATTTCCAGCAATGGTGGTGTGGGTGCCCTTTTAGGTCACGGGTTTGGCCCCCACTTTTCTGGTGGGATCTCTCCTGTTGCCCCTGGAATTCTCTACTTACGAGTGCACCGATCTGTCAGAGATGTCATGTTTATGGCAGAAGAAATTCTCTCGCTTCTAATGCATTCTGTTAGAGATATTGCAAGCAGTGCGTTGCCTAAAGGGGCAAtggagaaattgaagaaaagcaAACATGGGATGCGATATGGGGAAGTTTCTCTTGCTGCAGCAATGACGCGTGTCAAGCTTGCAGCTTCACTTGGAGCTTCTTTAGTTTGGGTTTCTGGTGGATTAAGTTTGGTTCAATCTTTGATTAATGAAACCTTACCCTCTTGGTTTATATCAGTCCACGGGTCGGAGCAGGAAGGTGGAGAATCTGGAGGTATGGTTGCAATGCTAAGGGGTTTTGCACTTGCGTACTTTGCAATGTTTTGTGGGACATTTGCATGGGGTGTGGACTCAGAATCAGCAGCATCAAAAAAACGGCCAAAGGTGCTCAGGACCCACTTAGAATATCTGGCAAGTGCTCTAGAGGGGAAAATATCGCTTGGTTGTGATTGGGCTACTGCATGGGCGTATGCATCCGGGTTTGTGTGCTTGATGGTGGCTTGCACACCAAAATGGGTGCTTGAGGTTGACGTGGATGTATTGAAGAGGTTGAGCAAGGGGCTGAGGCAATGGAATGAGGAAGAACTGGCTGTGGCCTTGCTGGGACTAGGTGGAGTTGGTACAATGGGCGCAGCAGCTGAACTGATTATTGAAACTGGATTGTAA